In the Lebetimonas natsushimae genome, one interval contains:
- a CDS encoding RNA recognition motif domain-containing protein, with protein sequence MKTLYVGNINYQATEEDLKPLFAEYGEVISVKIINDRETGRSKGFGFVEMESGADTAIEELDGKDFQGRRLRVNEARPRAPRGE encoded by the coding sequence ATGAAAACACTTTACGTAGGAAACATTAACTATCAAGCAACTGAAGAAGATTTAAAACCATTATTCGCAGAATATGGGGAAGTAATTTCAGTAAAAATTATAAATGATAGAGAAACAGGTAGAAGCAAAGGATTTGGATTCGTTGAAATGGAAAGCGGTGCTGATACAGCTATAGAAGAGCTAGACGGTAAAGATTTCCAAGGAAGAAGACTTAGAGTAAACGAAGCTAGACCAAGAGCTCCAAGAGGAGAATAA
- the dnaE gene encoding DNA polymerase III subunit alpha, which yields MVLFHIHSDYSLLHSTIRIKDLVKKANEYGYNALGITELDNMFSAIEFYETCKKNEIKPIIGSEIIINRNDFLSRVIILAKNKKGYDNLMYLSSVSYLDFYKKVPQIPFEKLLENQDGLIVILPMLESEVGFHLNIFDEENVLKGAGGIERAKEILNDYKKFNELFLEIRRDNEKETLIENDLIALSHEFDIPLLASSNVFYLEKGDYIYKEALECIENNKLFDDLHRKIEVGKNYFKSIDEMNEIFADLPEAVANTDKLSASVNLEIPLGNPTPPTFKFTKEYAAAEGLEIESDVEYFEYKCREGLKERLKNIPEDLHKTYWDRLEYEIDIIKRMKFPGYMLIVWDFVREAKKRKIPVGPGRGSAAGSLVAYSLKITNLDPIRYHLLFERFLNPERVSMPDIDMDFCQERRGEIIEYVRNKYGKVNVAQVITFGSLLAKGVLRDVARIFGIKYDEADKFVKLIPDQLGITLQKALEMEEKIKKIIEEEPLYNRLYSFGLNLEGLKRNTGMHAAGVVISDEELWKKSPLYRPDENDDTIVTQYSLNYLEPVDLIKFDFLGLKTLTVIDRAIKNVKANRGEDVDIDNLNLDDENVFNLIQSGKTLGLFQIESQGMQDLARRLKPSTFEDIIAMLALYRPGPMESGMLDDYIERKHGRKEISYFFDEFTEVLEPILKPTYGVIVYQEQVMQIVQAIGGFSLGEADIIRRAMGKKKADLMAKYAEEFATRAAEKGFSYENAKSLFNLIEKFAGYGFNKSHSAAYALITYQTSFLKKYYPAEFFAALMTYEADNTDKIAKYIEEAKSLGIEVLSPNVNKSNAEFTPIGEKILFGLSAIKGVGSKAIESIVENRPFKDLNDFILNVDTTKVNKKVLEQLIKAGAMDDFGYSRKAMLNAIEDMLEYKKRVEDRKNALNHANSLFADLQEEEEVEELKIPNLVEFDVKTLLEGEFETLGFYVSAHPLDPFKEQIDKLEYNLSSEIEEILGKEALFVGKIESMKVRMSKKGNKFAIATLMDFHGKIDIMIFERDLENLEQFNLDEPIAIKANVDKVADFLRITCKKIMSIEEAQNEKAAIKEEICLIERELSENYEEDLIKIYNEIIKNPGNKRVNLLLKTPFGFSLKINTNLRTSLN from the coding sequence ATGGTTCTTTTTCATATTCACAGTGATTATTCACTGCTTCATTCAACTATCAGAATAAAAGATCTGGTAAAAAAGGCAAATGAATACGGATATAATGCACTTGGAATAACCGAACTTGATAATATGTTTAGTGCAATTGAATTTTATGAAACATGTAAGAAAAATGAAATTAAGCCGATTATCGGAAGTGAAATTATCATAAACAGAAATGATTTTCTCTCAAGAGTGATAATCTTAGCTAAAAATAAAAAAGGTTATGATAATTTAATGTATTTAAGTTCGGTGAGTTATCTGGATTTTTATAAAAAAGTGCCTCAGATTCCTTTTGAAAAATTGCTTGAAAATCAGGACGGATTAATTGTGATTTTACCTATGCTTGAGAGCGAAGTCGGGTTTCATTTAAATATATTTGATGAAGAAAATGTTTTAAAAGGTGCAGGGGGAATAGAAAGAGCAAAAGAAATTTTAAATGATTATAAAAAGTTTAATGAACTTTTTTTGGAGATAAGAAGGGATAATGAAAAAGAGACTTTAATTGAAAATGATTTAATTGCCTTAAGCCATGAATTTGATATTCCTCTGCTTGCAAGCAGCAATGTTTTTTATCTTGAAAAAGGCGATTATATTTATAAAGAAGCGCTTGAGTGCATAGAAAACAATAAACTTTTTGATGATTTACATAGAAAAATAGAAGTTGGAAAAAATTATTTTAAATCAATTGATGAGATGAATGAAATTTTTGCCGATTTGCCCGAGGCTGTTGCAAATACGGATAAACTCTCTGCAAGTGTGAATCTTGAAATTCCTCTTGGAAACCCTACTCCTCCTACTTTTAAATTTACAAAAGAGTATGCGGCGGCTGAAGGGCTTGAAATTGAGAGCGATGTGGAATATTTTGAATATAAATGCCGTGAGGGGCTTAAAGAGAGGCTTAAAAACATTCCGGAAGATTTGCATAAAACTTACTGGGACAGACTTGAATATGAAATAGATATTATAAAAAGAATGAAATTCCCAGGATATATGCTGATAGTCTGGGATTTTGTAAGGGAGGCAAAAAAAAGAAAAATTCCTGTAGGACCCGGAAGGGGTAGTGCAGCAGGAAGTTTGGTTGCATATTCTCTTAAAATTACAAACCTTGATCCCATAAGATATCATCTGCTATTTGAGAGGTTTTTAAACCCTGAGAGGGTTTCAATGCCAGATATTGATATGGACTTTTGTCAGGAGCGAAGAGGGGAAATAATTGAATATGTAAGAAACAAATACGGTAAAGTAAACGTGGCACAGGTTATTACATTCGGTTCTTTGCTTGCAAAAGGGGTTTTAAGGGATGTTGCAAGAATTTTTGGAATAAAATATGACGAAGCCGACAAATTTGTAAAACTGATTCCGGACCAGCTTGGAATTACCCTCCAAAAAGCTCTTGAAATGGAAGAGAAAATAAAAAAAATAATAGAGGAAGAGCCTTTATATAACAGACTTTATTCGTTTGGTTTAAATCTTGAAGGGTTAAAAAGAAATACCGGAATGCATGCTGCCGGGGTTGTAATAAGCGATGAGGAACTTTGGAAAAAATCCCCTTTATACAGACCTGATGAAAATGATGATACAATTGTTACACAGTATTCACTGAATTACCTGGAACCTGTGGATTTGATTAAATTTGACTTTTTGGGTCTTAAAACATTAACGGTAATTGACAGGGCTATTAAAAATGTAAAAGCAAACAGAGGCGAAGATGTAGATATTGACAATCTGAATTTAGATGATGAAAATGTTTTTAATCTGATTCAATCAGGTAAAACCCTTGGCTTATTCCAAATAGAATCTCAAGGGATGCAGGATTTGGCAAGAAGGCTTAAACCTTCCACTTTTGAGGATATTATTGCGATGCTGGCCCTCTACCGTCCGGGACCGATGGAAAGCGGAATGCTTGATGATTATATAGAAAGAAAACACGGCAGAAAAGAGATAAGTTATTTTTTTGATGAATTTACGGAAGTGCTTGAACCCATTTTAAAACCGACTTACGGAGTTATCGTTTATCAGGAACAGGTTATGCAGATAGTCCAGGCAATCGGCGGATTTTCTCTTGGAGAAGCCGATATTATCAGAAGGGCAATGGGTAAGAAAAAAGCCGATTTGATGGCAAAATATGCTGAAGAGTTTGCAACCCGTGCCGCTGAGAAGGGATTTTCTTATGAAAATGCCAAAAGTTTATTTAATTTAATAGAAAAATTTGCAGGTTACGGATTTAACAAATCCCATTCAGCTGCATATGCGCTTATTACTTATCAGACTTCTTTTTTAAAAAAATATTATCCAGCGGAATTTTTTGCAGCTTTAATGACCTATGAAGCCGATAATACAGATAAAATTGCAAAATATATTGAAGAAGCTAAATCTCTTGGAATAGAAGTACTGTCTCCAAATGTCAATAAATCTAATGCCGAATTTACTCCAATTGGAGAAAAAATTCTTTTTGGACTAAGTGCGATTAAAGGGGTAGGTAGCAAAGCAATTGAATCAATTGTGGAAAACAGGCCGTTTAAAGATTTAAATGATTTTATTTTAAATGTGGATACTACTAAAGTTAATAAAAAAGTTTTGGAACAGCTTATAAAAGCCGGGGCCATGGATGATTTTGGATATTCAAGAAAAGCAATGCTTAACGCAATTGAAGATATGCTTGAATACAAAAAAAGAGTGGAAGATAGAAAAAATGCACTAAATCATGCCAACTCTTTGTTTGCTGATTTACAAGAAGAGGAAGAAGTGGAAGAACTTAAAATTCCAAATTTAGTGGAATTTGATGTAAAAACCCTGCTTGAGGGTGAATTTGAAACGCTTGGATTTTATGTTTCAGCCCATCCGCTTGACCCATTTAAAGAACAGATTGATAAACTTGAATATAACCTTTCAAGTGAAATTGAAGAAATTTTGGGAAAAGAGGCTTTGTTTGTAGGTAAGATTGAATCAATGAAAGTGAGAATGTCAAAAAAAGGAAATAAATTTGCAATAGCGACACTTATGGATTTTCATGGAAAAATTGATATTATGATTTTTGAGAGGGATTTGGAAAATTTAGAACAATTTAATTTGGATGAACCTATTGCTATAAAAGCAAATGTGGATAAAGTGGCAGATTTTTTAAGGATTACCTGTAAAAAAATAATGTCTATTGAAGAAGCTCAGAACGAAAAGGCTGCAATTAAAGAAGAAATTTGTCTAATTGAAAGAGAATTAAGTGAAAATTATGAAGAGGATTTAATAAAAATATATAATGAAATAATAAAAAATCCGGGAAATAAAAGAGTAAACCTCCTTCTTAAAACTCCTTTTGGATTTAGTTTAAAAATAAATACAAATCTTAGAACGTCACTCAACTAA
- a CDS encoding DNA polymerase III subunit alpha, whose protein sequence is MSVKQHYIEFRNALSKGDTAKAEEEFEKAFNEAFLYYQQKLSENKKFDLSNEDELFALVTLFDNIIGYYKEGMYEEGISYCENLIELVDSPKLKEMFKGFSLGMQKGIDINTFFKEYVDISKVDAEFPMFLCNFKEKIKELVE, encoded by the coding sequence ATGTCTGTAAAACAACATTATATAGAATTTAGAAATGCCCTAAGTAAAGGAGATACAGCCAAAGCGGAAGAGGAATTTGAAAAAGCTTTTAATGAAGCTTTTTTATATTATCAACAAAAATTAAGTGAAAATAAAAAATTTGATTTATCCAATGAAGACGAATTGTTTGCATTAGTAACATTATTTGATAACATAATCGGATACTACAAAGAAGGAATGTATGAAGAAGGAATAAGTTACTGCGAAAATCTGATAGAACTTGTAGATTCACCAAAACTTAAAGAAATGTTTAAAGGATTTTCTCTTGGAATGCAAAAAGGAATTGATATAAATACATTTTTTAAAGAATATGTAGATATAAGCAAAGTAGATGCTGAATTTCCAATGTTTTTATGTAATTTTAAAGAAAAAATAAAAGAATTAGTTGAGTGA
- a CDS encoding Crp/Fnr family transcriptional regulator, which produces MIDKLRRIFLFFNISDELLSEIASFSKLKTYHKDEIIFYEGEKKDKFYGIVRGNVLMYDSDEKGEIIPKNQFGCGDIFGLISQIQNRPYCLSAVSINESEIIEIDYNKFAKYISHPPFSDRIIKMLSNQILQEMEFNKLQKYDATKRVVFTLLNFPQKFVKRKKYMLAKELGMSPETLSRILSRLKNEEIICYCEKSIKILDKEKLKGLINGSFSYSQ; this is translated from the coding sequence ATGATAGATAAACTAAGACGAATTTTTCTTTTTTTTAATATTTCAGATGAGCTTTTAAGTGAAATTGCCTCTTTTTCTAAATTAAAAACTTATCATAAAGATGAAATAATTTTTTATGAAGGTGAAAAAAAAGATAAATTTTATGGTATTGTAAGAGGTAATGTTTTAATGTATGATTCTGACGAAAAAGGTGAAATTATTCCAAAAAACCAGTTTGGATGCGGTGATATTTTCGGACTAATTTCTCAGATTCAAAACAGGCCTTACTGCCTTAGTGCAGTGAGTATTAATGAATCGGAAATTATTGAGATTGATTATAATAAGTTTGCAAAATACATCTCACATCCTCCGTTTAGCGATAGAATTATAAAAATGCTCAGTAACCAGATTTTACAGGAGATGGAATTTAACAAACTTCAAAAATATGATGCTACAAAAAGGGTTGTTTTTACTCTTTTAAATTTTCCTCAAAAATTTGTAAAAAGAAAAAAATATATGCTAGCAAAAGAGCTGGGTATGAGCCCGGAAACCCTCAGCAGAATTTTAAGCAGGTTAAAAAATGAAGAAATTATCTGTTATTGTGAAAAGTCTATAAAAATTTTGGATAAAGAAAAATTAAAAGGTTTGATAAATGGTTCTTTTTCATATTCACAGTGA
- the acpP gene encoding acyl carrier protein — MALFDEVKEVIVEQLNVSPDEVKPESRFVEDLGADSLDVVEMIMALEEKFEIEIPDSEAEKIKTVQDVVDYIEKAKA; from the coding sequence ATGGCATTATTTGATGAAGTAAAAGAAGTTATCGTTGAGCAGTTAAATGTAAGCCCTGATGAAGTAAAACCTGAATCAAGATTTGTAGAAGACTTAGGTGCTGACAGTTTGGATGTGGTAGAAATGATTATGGCGCTTGAGGAAAAATTTGAAATTGAAATTCCAGACAGTGAAGCTGAAAAAATCAAAACAGTTCAAGACGTTGTTGATTATATAGAAAAAGCAAAAGCTTAA
- a CDS encoding beta-ketoacyl-ACP synthase II, translated as MRIVVTGIGMINSVGLNRVESFNNIIAGKTGVDRITHFDPEGFASQVAGEVKGFDPTTIMNPKDVKKADRFIQFGLAAAKEAMADSGLSEYDSDRFGISAASGIGGLPVIEKASVIVETRGPRRISPFFIPSALVNMLGGFVSIEYKLKGPNLASVTACAAGTHAITEAYKTIKAGMADKMMVVAGEACICPVGVGGFSAMKALSTRNDEPQKASRPFDAKRDGFVMGEGGACLILEKYEDALERGAKIYAEIIGVGESGDANHITTPAPGGEGAYRAMKMAYEMAGCPKIDYINAHGTSTKYNDLYETMAIKKLFGSKEKCPPVSSTKGATGHCLGAAGTIEAVITLMAMQKNILPPTINYEEPDPECDLDYVPNEAREAEINVAMSNSFGFGGTNGVVIFKKV; from the coding sequence ATGAGAATAGTTGTAACTGGTATAGGAATGATAAATTCTGTAGGATTAAATAGAGTTGAAAGTTTTAATAATATTATAGCTGGAAAAACCGGTGTTGATAGAATAACCCATTTTGATCCTGAAGGTTTTGCTTCTCAGGTTGCAGGAGAAGTAAAAGGATTTGATCCAACAACAATAATGAATCCGAAAGATGTAAAAAAAGCTGATAGATTTATTCAATTTGGACTTGCAGCTGCAAAAGAGGCAATGGCTGATAGCGGACTTAGCGAATATGACAGTGACAGATTTGGTATTTCTGCTGCAAGTGGAATCGGCGGTCTTCCTGTAATTGAAAAGGCAAGTGTAATTGTTGAAACAAGAGGTCCAAGAAGAATTTCACCGTTTTTTATTCCAAGTGCATTAGTAAATATGCTTGGAGGTTTTGTATCAATTGAATATAAGTTAAAAGGACCGAATCTTGCAAGTGTAACTGCTTGTGCTGCCGGAACCCACGCAATAACTGAAGCATATAAAACAATAAAAGCCGGAATGGCAGATAAAATGATGGTAGTAGCAGGTGAAGCTTGTATATGTCCTGTAGGAGTTGGAGGATTTTCAGCTATGAAAGCTCTTTCTACCAGAAATGATGAACCTCAGAAGGCTTCTAGACCGTTTGATGCAAAAAGAGATGGTTTTGTAATGGGAGAAGGCGGTGCGTGTCTTATATTGGAAAAATATGAAGATGCACTTGAAAGAGGCGCAAAAATTTATGCTGAAATCATAGGAGTAGGTGAAAGCGGTGATGCCAACCATATTACTACCCCAGCACCAGGAGGTGAGGGAGCATACAGGGCTATGAAAATGGCATATGAAATGGCTGGGTGTCCTAAAATTGATTATATCAACGCACATGGAACTTCTACAAAATATAATGATTTATATGAAACTATGGCTATTAAAAAACTTTTTGGCTCAAAAGAAAAATGTCCTCCTGTAAGTTCAACAAAAGGTGCGACAGGGCATTGTCTGGGAGCTGCTGGTACAATAGAAGCGGTAATTACATTAATGGCTATGCAAAAAAATATATTACCTCCTACTATTAATTATGAAGAACCGGATCCAGAATGTGATTTGGATTATGTGCCAAATGAGGCAAGGGAAGCCGAAATTAATGTAGCTATGAGCAATTCTTTTGGTTTTGGTGGAACCAACGGCGTTGTAATTTTTAAAAAGGTATAA
- a CDS encoding NifB/NifX family molybdenum-iron cluster-binding protein, translated as MKIAFPTNNKETIAGHIGLCKGLLIIDTETGEKFYIENPIMKQIQEEHIDLKGTKEGERGLGTGRVIPPLLAEAGVNVLVSREFGEGIAFNLEREGIIPYQTDEKNIENVLNQIKEEDMRGFGRGFGYGRRYGYGRGFGYRRDIDYDRDFERDELDREYGYGRGFGYGRGLGRGYGRGFGFGRGFGRGYGRGFGRGFGWRRWED; from the coding sequence ATGAAAATTGCATTTCCAACAAACAATAAAGAAACAATAGCAGGTCATATAGGACTTTGCAAAGGATTATTGATTATAGATACCGAAACAGGAGAAAAATTTTATATTGAAAATCCTATAATGAAACAAATTCAAGAAGAACACATTGATTTAAAAGGCACAAAAGAAGGTGAGAGAGGGCTTGGGACTGGTAGGGTAATACCTCCACTTTTGGCAGAAGCGGGGGTAAACGTATTGGTGTCAAGGGAATTTGGGGAAGGTATAGCTTTTAATCTTGAAAGAGAGGGAATTATTCCTTATCAAACAGATGAAAAAAATATTGAAAATGTACTAAATCAAATTAAGGAGGAAGATATGAGAGGATTTGGTAGAGGTTTCGGATATGGTAGAAGATATGGCTACGGAAGAGGTTTTGGTTATAGAAGAGACATTGACTATGACAGAGATTTTGAAAGAGATGAATTAGATAGAGAATATGGATATGGAAGAGGTTTTGGATACGGTAGAGGTTTAGGACGCGGCTATGGCAGAGGTTTTGGTTTTGGCCGTGGATTTGGTAGAGGTTACGGAAGAGGATTTGGTAGAGGATTCGGATGGAGAAGATGGGAAGATTAA
- the accA gene encoding acetyl-CoA carboxylase carboxyl transferase subunit alpha, which translates to MAVLDFEKKIEEIKSQVDIAKIKGDIHAAETLEKELKKEIEKTFKNLSPYQKLQLARHPDRPHSIDIINLIMDEKYELHGDREFRDDPAIVCFIGKIGDVECVVIGEEKGRNTKEKITRNFGMPHPEGYRKALRIAKLAEKFNLPILFLVDTPGAFPGIGAEERGQSEAIAKNLFELSRIKTPTVSVVIGEGGSGGALAIGVADKFAMLKYSVFSVISPEGCAAILWGDGSKAEDATKALKISAEELKELGLIDDIIDEPIEGAHRDYETTAKNIKDYFLKNIKELKELSVNDLLQRRFEKYLNYGSFEEGN; encoded by the coding sequence TTGGCGGTACTTGATTTTGAGAAAAAAATTGAAGAAATTAAATCACAAGTAGATATCGCTAAAATCAAAGGCGATATTCATGCTGCTGAAACTCTTGAGAAAGAACTTAAAAAAGAAATAGAAAAAACCTTTAAAAATTTATCTCCTTATCAAAAACTTCAACTAGCTCGTCATCCTGACAGGCCTCATTCCATAGATATTATTAATTTAATAATGGATGAAAAATATGAATTGCATGGAGATAGGGAATTCAGAGATGATCCTGCAATTGTGTGTTTTATCGGTAAAATAGGTGATGTTGAATGTGTTGTGATAGGAGAGGAAAAAGGTAGAAACACAAAAGAAAAAATAACAAGAAATTTTGGAATGCCTCATCCTGAAGGTTATAGAAAAGCTTTGCGTATAGCAAAGCTTGCTGAAAAATTTAATTTACCAATTCTTTTTTTAGTAGATACTCCGGGTGCATTTCCTGGAATAGGTGCGGAAGAGAGAGGTCAGAGTGAAGCGATTGCAAAAAATCTGTTTGAACTCTCACGTATAAAAACACCAACTGTTTCTGTTGTTATAGGAGAAGGCGGAAGCGGTGGTGCACTTGCTATAGGGGTTGCAGATAAATTTGCTATGCTTAAATATTCTGTGTTTAGTGTAATTTCTCCTGAAGGTTGTGCGGCAATCTTATGGGGTGATGGAAGTAAGGCTGAAGATGCTACAAAAGCCCTTAAAATTTCTGCAGAAGAACTCAAAGAACTGGGATTAATAGATGATATTATCGATGAACCGATTGAAGGTGCCCACAGGGATTATGAAACAACTGCAAAAAATATAAAAGATTATTTTCTTAAAAATATAAAAGAATTAAAAGAACTGTCCGTTAATGATTTACTTCAAAGAAGATTTGAAAAATATTTAAATTATGGAAGTTTTGAAGAAGGAAATTAA
- a CDS encoding DUF134 domain-containing protein, which produces MPKRIRRRIQGRFHHNCFKPCGMPGHKLEHITLTKDEIEAIRLADFKGMYQEDAAKEMEISRPTFSRILNNARKKIATALIEGRAIEIENF; this is translated from the coding sequence ATGCCAAAAAGAATCAGAAGACGAATACAGGGTAGGTTTCATCATAACTGTTTTAAACCATGTGGAATGCCTGGTCATAAATTAGAACATATAACTCTTACAAAAGATGAAATAGAAGCCATAAGACTTGCTGATTTTAAAGGGATGTACCAAGAAGATGCTGCAAAAGAAATGGAAATTTCAAGACCTACATTTAGCAGAATATTAAATAATGCAAGAAAAAAAATTGCCACTGCTTTGATTGAAGGCAGGGCAATAGAAATAGAAAACTTTTAA